A window of Populus trichocarpa isolate Nisqually-1 chromosome 17, P.trichocarpa_v4.1, whole genome shotgun sequence genomic DNA:
ataaaaacacaaaaaaataatttaaagtaatttttttttaaaatatttttgaaacacaaaaacatattttaagagTAGATTATCTTGAATATTCATAGTATTTGAATaagaattttgatataaaatgaaaTACATGTTGATGGATTTATGTACCAGAAGTCACTAATCAATAAGATCTACAATTCAATTTctattaattttcttgattcatttttttttaaatctaaatttgattaattaaaaatataattataaaacctgAATTTTATTTAGTTGGTCGCCCAGTGACTTTCCAACTTAGAGCCTAGCACGAGTTATGTTTTAtttcgaattattttttttaaatgatattattttaagtttttttttagaaaaaattaaaacaatattattttattaaaaaaatcctaaacccATATTATATTtgggtaaaataaaattagattaaccTGTCTATTTACCGGTTAAGCTAGTTTATATCCTAAATAAACCGGATCTAATTAactaggggggggggggacaaaAAGAGATTTATCTCTATCATGGTGGGACATTATAAGAACTCATGAAATGTGCTTCCCCTCTAATTTCTGcttgaaaaatataagataatctCTTGTTATACTATATAATACAGTTATGCATAGTACTTAATTAATTTGCTGATAGAAAAgctacattaatttatttagacAATAagctaatatttatataaaacccTACTTTTACGAGAAATTATGAAGCCTTTTGCCATTGGAAATACCCTCACAACAGTGCGAAACAAGGCAATAATGGAGCTCAAAAGGTGTATAGTACTCTTGCTTTGCTCCCACTACTATAGCcctccctttcttttttcccaaaaaaataaaggccaTCATGTTAAAGGGATCAGCTTTTAGGGTTCAACAGAATATGCATGGATCTCCTTCCTTCAACAACTACTCTTCAATAGTTTTCTAAGCATAACCTTTTAGCCCTCCATCAAGCACTCATGAATGCCACCTTTTCCTTCCTGCAAAGTTTCCCATTACTAAAATCTCAAATACTTCTCTTTTCTGATCcattttattgtcaaatttaCTTCCCATTAAGAAACTGATGTCATCCCATATATGAAGTTTAAATCCAGCCATTGATAGATGATGGGTGGCATATGGCTTGTACACCAACACCAAGAAAGTCTCTAGTTTGCCCTCCTGCAGGACTATCTTGATcactttgaaatattttctgcCTTTTAGGGTACATTTGAAGCTGATTCAAAGAGGAGATCTGATCACTTCCCGAGTTCTCCACGTCGCTTGCTGGATTAGTGCTTACAGGGCTTGAACCATATAGTCCACAGAACTTGTTCCCATCTTGAACTTTTTTAGCATTGCTCTTTAGCGCAAAACTTCCAAGGAATGATGGATCAGTTGAAGTTGCACCGATCTGAGCAGCTTTTTGCAGCAAAGCAGTGGCTGACATGTTGGCCGAAGTTGTTTGATGGGACTGCTGTTGTTGGGTGCTATACAATGAAGGAACACTTGCTAGCTGACTTGCAGCAGCTGCTTCCTTAACGTTGGTTAAAGGAAGTACTAAAGTGCTTGTCAGCTCCTCGTGAGCATTATTTGAAGAGATCTTATTTCCAAAAACTGGCCAATTGAACTGATAATGATCAGATGGTGGAGCATGTGAGCATGAAACAGCAAGAAGGTCACCAAACATAGCTCCTGAACTATTCGCAGAGCGAAGTTGATGAATCTCTTGAATGTTATTGCCCATTAATGCTTCACTCACTTGGGGTACTCCTTGGTTCATCCACAAGGAAACTCCTCCCTGTCTTGTTTGGTGATCATTGCTTGAAATTGGCTtgaaaattgaagagaaatgttGTGCCATGTTAGGCCCTAATGGATTCCCCATCAGATGATAATTGATGCTCCCAGCAGTCAAGTTGTTTATGCTAGATACTGCATTTACTCTTGCTGTTTCCTCTGCTAAGGCATCACAGAAGGCCCTGTGAGTGATGAAGCTATCTCTCCTGCTCAAGAAAAGATTTTGAGCATAAAGTTAATTAATATGATGAAACCATAACAAATCTCTTAGTATTACATATATAGCTAGTCATAGCATTAGTAATAAAGGGCTAATTAATTAGGAcatcaaattaattgatatgGTCTTTCCACCTCTCTCTTCGTCTTCACCATATATATCTCCATgctctctttatttttcatttctgaGAGATAGAAAGTGAAGGGGGCCGGTGCACAGCCAAAGATAACACAAccac
This region includes:
- the LOC18106815 gene encoding zinc finger protein NUTCRACKER, which codes for MLEKIMATEEAITSSNNGFVENPVGGSNPPALKKKRNLPGTPDPEAEVIALSPKTLMATNRFLCEICGKGFQRDQNLQLHRRGHNLPWKLKQRTNKEVKKRVYVCPEKTCVHHHPSRALGDLTGIKKHFCRKHGEKKWKCEKCSKRYAVQSDWKAHSKTCGTREYKCDCGTLFSRRDSFITHRAFCDALAEETARVNAVSSINNLTAGSINYHLMGNPLGPNMAQHFSSIFKPISSNDHQTRQGGVSLWMNQGVPQVSEALMGNNIQEIHQLRSANSSGAMFGDLLAVSCSHAPPSDHYQFNWPVFGNKISSNNAHEELTSTLVLPLTNVKEAAAASQLASVPSLYSTQQQQSHQTTSANMSATALLQKAAQIGATSTDPSFLGSFALKSNAKKVQDGNKFCGLYGSSPVSTNPASDVENSGSDQISSLNQLQMYPKRQKIFQSDQDSPAGGQTRDFLGVGVQAICHPSSINGWI